Proteins encoded within one genomic window of Mycolicibacterium monacense:
- the pruA gene encoding L-glutamate gamma-semialdehyde dehydrogenase, translating into MDAITDVPLPANEPVHDYAPGSGERTRLTDALDALAATPLDLPHVIGGHHRMGDGERMDVVQPHRHAERLGTFANASHDDARAAVDAALAAKPAWEATPFDERAAVFLRAADLLAGPWREKLAAATMLGQSKSAYQAEIDAACELIDFWRFNVAFARGILTQQPVSARGVWNRTDYRPLEGFVYAITPFNFTAIAGNLPTAPALMGNTVVWKPSPTQTFAAYLTMQLLEAAGLPDGVINMVAGDGRAVSDVALADPRLAGIHFTGSTATFQHLWREVGANIERYHGYPRLVGETGGKDFVVAHTSAQPDVLRTALIRGAFDYQGQKCSAASRAFIPRSVWQRMGDDFLAATEAVRYGDVTDLSNFGGALIDSRSFAKNVAAIERAKSASSVTVAVGGEYDDSEGYFVRPTVLLSDDPSDESFSTEYFGPILSVHVYPDDDYERILGVVDTGAKYALTGAVIADDRSAVLTAQQRLRHTAGNFYVNDKPTGAVVGQQPFGGSRASGTNDKAGSPMNLLRWTSARSIKENFVPPTDHDYPHMEV; encoded by the coding sequence ATGGACGCGATCACCGACGTACCCCTGCCGGCCAACGAGCCGGTGCACGACTACGCCCCCGGGTCGGGTGAACGCACCCGCCTCACCGACGCCCTCGACGCGTTGGCCGCCACACCCCTCGATCTGCCGCACGTCATCGGCGGCCACCACCGCATGGGTGACGGCGAGCGCATGGACGTCGTGCAGCCGCACCGGCACGCCGAGCGGCTGGGCACGTTCGCCAACGCCTCGCACGACGACGCCCGCGCCGCCGTCGACGCCGCGCTCGCCGCGAAACCGGCGTGGGAGGCGACGCCGTTCGACGAGCGCGCGGCGGTCTTCCTGCGCGCGGCCGATCTGCTTGCCGGGCCGTGGCGGGAGAAGCTCGCCGCGGCGACCATGCTCGGCCAGTCCAAATCGGCCTATCAGGCCGAGATCGACGCCGCGTGCGAGCTGATCGACTTCTGGCGGTTCAACGTGGCGTTCGCCCGCGGCATCCTCACACAGCAGCCGGTGAGCGCCCGAGGGGTGTGGAACCGCACCGACTACCGGCCGCTGGAGGGGTTCGTCTACGCGATCACCCCGTTCAACTTCACCGCGATCGCCGGGAATCTGCCGACGGCGCCGGCGTTGATGGGCAACACCGTCGTGTGGAAGCCGTCGCCGACGCAGACGTTCGCCGCGTACCTGACGATGCAGCTGCTCGAGGCGGCGGGCCTGCCGGACGGCGTGATCAACATGGTGGCCGGCGACGGTAGGGCGGTGTCCGATGTGGCCCTGGCCGATCCGCGGCTGGCGGGCATCCACTTCACCGGGTCGACGGCCACGTTCCAGCATCTGTGGCGTGAGGTCGGTGCGAACATCGAGCGCTACCACGGCTATCCGCGTCTGGTCGGGGAGACCGGCGGGAAGGACTTCGTCGTCGCACACACGAGCGCACAACCGGACGTGTTGCGGACGGCGCTGATCCGTGGCGCGTTCGACTACCAGGGGCAGAAGTGCTCGGCGGCCTCTCGGGCGTTCATCCCTCGCTCGGTGTGGCAGCGGATGGGTGACGACTTCCTCGCGGCCACCGAGGCGGTGCGCTACGGCGACGTCACCGACCTGTCGAACTTCGGTGGGGCACTGATCGACTCGCGGTCGTTCGCCAAGAACGTCGCGGCGATCGAGCGGGCGAAGAGCGCATCCTCGGTGACGGTCGCGGTCGGTGGCGAGTACGACGACAGCGAGGGCTATTTCGTCCGGCCGACGGTGCTGCTCTCCGACGATCCGTCCGACGAGTCGTTCAGCACCGAATACTTCGGGCCGATCCTGTCGGTGCACGTCTATCCCGACGACGACTACGAGCGCATCCTCGGCGTCGTCGACACCGGAGCGAAGTACGCGTTGACCGGCGCGGTGATCGCCGACGATCGCAGCGCGGTGCTTACCGCCCAGCAGCGGTTGCGCCACACCGCGGGCAACTTCTACGTCAACGACAAACCGACCGGCGCGGTGGTGGGTCAGCAGCCGTTCGGCGGATCGCGCGCATCGGGCACCAACGACAAGGCGGGGTCGCCGATGAACCTGCTGCGGTGGACGTCGGCGCGGTCGATCAAGGAGAACTTCGTCCCGCCGACCGACCACGACTATCCCCACATGGAGGTGTGA
- a CDS encoding proline dehydrogenase family protein: MGAFQRVARPVILAAARSDSLRHTAERLPVTRNVVHRFVPGESVEEAMYCVTGLRNSGRMVSVDYLGEDVTDVDTANATVEAYVKLLDALGRRDEPAGAVRPLEVSLKLSALGQALPRDGEKIALENAHTICTHAQRVGAWVTVDAEDHTTTDSTLSIVRELRSEFDWLGTVLQAYLRRTQADCAEFAASGARIRLCKGAYDEPASVAFRDADEVTDNYLRCLETLMAGRGYPMVASHDPVVIDAVPGLAAAQGRASGSYEYQMLYGIRDQEQQRLADAGNVVRVYVPFGTQWYGYFVRRLAERPANMAFFLRALAGR; the protein is encoded by the coding sequence ATGGGTGCCTTCCAGCGCGTAGCACGTCCGGTGATCCTGGCGGCCGCCCGGTCGGACTCGCTGCGGCACACGGCGGAGCGGCTGCCGGTGACACGGAATGTGGTGCACCGCTTCGTACCTGGCGAAAGCGTCGAAGAGGCGATGTACTGCGTTACGGGACTGCGGAACTCGGGCCGCATGGTCAGCGTCGACTACCTCGGCGAGGATGTGACCGACGTCGACACCGCGAACGCGACCGTCGAGGCGTACGTGAAACTGCTCGACGCACTTGGCCGCCGGGACGAGCCGGCCGGTGCCGTCAGGCCGCTGGAGGTGTCGCTGAAGCTCTCCGCGCTGGGTCAGGCGCTGCCGCGGGACGGCGAGAAGATCGCACTGGAGAACGCGCACACGATCTGCACGCACGCCCAACGCGTCGGTGCGTGGGTGACCGTCGATGCCGAGGACCACACGACCACCGACTCGACGCTGTCGATCGTGCGCGAGTTGCGTTCGGAGTTCGACTGGTTGGGCACGGTGCTGCAGGCCTACCTGCGCCGCACGCAGGCCGACTGTGCGGAGTTCGCCGCCTCCGGGGCGCGGATCCGGTTGTGCAAGGGGGCGTATGACGAACCGGCTTCAGTGGCGTTCCGCGATGCGGACGAGGTCACGGACAACTATCTGCGCTGTCTGGAGACGCTGATGGCAGGACGCGGGTATCCGATGGTGGCGTCACACGATCCGGTGGTGATCGACGCGGTGCCGGGGCTGGCGGCGGCGCAGGGACGGGCATCCGGGAGTTACGAATATCAGATGCTGTACGGCATCCGTGACCAGGAGCAGCAACGGCTGGCCGATGCCGGAAACGTTGTTCGCGTGTATGTTCCGTTCGGCACGCAGTGGTATGGCTACTTCGTTCGCAGGCTCGCCGAACGGCCGGCAAACATGGCGTTCTTCCTGAGAGCCCTGGCGGGTCGCTGA
- a CDS encoding YceI family protein: MTAATTTALSAGTWAIDPVHSTIGFSVRHLMVSKVRGTFDDYSGTITVGEDGTASVTAEIAVASVNTRNEQRDAHLRAADFFDVENHPVATFTSTGVRADGDGYVIDGEFTLKGVTKPITLDLEFNGTNPGMGHGEVAGFDASVVLNRKDFGIDFDAPLETGGAVVGDKITVTLEIEALKQA, encoded by the coding sequence ATGACCGCTGCAACCACCACGGCATTGAGCGCAGGCACCTGGGCCATCGACCCGGTGCACTCGACCATCGGCTTTTCCGTCCGCCACCTCATGGTGAGCAAGGTGCGCGGCACCTTCGACGACTACAGCGGGACCATCACGGTGGGTGAGGACGGCACCGCATCGGTGACCGCCGAGATCGCCGTCGCCTCGGTCAACACCCGCAACGAACAGCGTGACGCCCACCTTCGCGCGGCCGACTTCTTCGACGTCGAGAACCACCCGGTCGCCACCTTCACCTCGACCGGCGTACGGGCCGACGGCGACGGCTACGTCATCGACGGCGAGTTCACCCTCAAGGGCGTCACCAAGCCGATCACCCTCGACCTGGAGTTCAACGGCACCAACCCGGGGATGGGTCACGGCGAGGTTGCCGGATTCGACGCCTCCGTGGTTCTCAACCGCAAGGACTTCGGCATCGACTTCGACGCCCCGCTGGAGACCGGCGGCGCGGTCGTCGGTGACAAGATCACCGTCACCCTCGAAATCGAAGCCCTCAAGCAGGCCTGA
- a CDS encoding bifunctional FO biosynthesis protein CofGH, protein MALNPQHGADLPSPAVPPKSAVPTPAAMRRVLRRARDGVALNVDEAAIAMTARGEDLADLCASAARVRDAGLTSAGRRGPAGRLPVTYSRKVFIPVTHLCRDTCHYCTFVTVPGRLRAQGAGMYMEPDEILEVARRGAELGCKEALFTLGDRPEARWDEARQWLDERGYDSTLDYVRAMAIRVLEETGLLPHLNPGVMSWSELSRLKPVAPSMGMMLETTSRRLFETKGLAHYGSPDKDPAVRLRTLDDAGRLSIPFTTGLLVGIGETLAERAETMHAIRKSHKEFGHVQEVIVQNFRAKDHTAMASTPDAGIDDFLATVATTRLVLGPKMRIQAPPNLVSRDECLALIAAGVDDWGGVSPLTPDHVNPERPWPALDELSDVTAEAGYDLVQRLTAQPQYVQAGAAWIDPRVRGHVDALADPETGLALDVNPEGRPWQEPDEALQSLGRIDLHEAIDSEGRLTETRSDLGSAFGDWESIREKVHELAARAPERVDTDVLAALRAAERDPASLSDDAYLALATADGPALEAVAALADSLRRDTVGDDVTFVVNRNINFTNICYTGCRFCAFAQRKGDADAYSLSTDEVADRAWEAHVAGATEVCMQGGIDPELPVTGYADLVRAVKKRVPSMHVHAFSPMEIANGVTKSGLSVREWLTALREAGLDTIPGTAAEILDDEVRWVLTKGKLPTSMWIDVVTTAHEVGLRSSSTMMYGHVDQPRHWVGHLRVLREIQDRTGGFTEFVPLPFVHQSSPLYLSGGARPGPTHRDNRAVHALARIMLHGRISHIQTSWVKLGVERTQVMLQGGANDLGGTLMEETISRMAGSENGSAKTVAELVAIAEGIGRPARQRTTTYAPLAA, encoded by the coding sequence GTGGCCCTGAACCCCCAGCACGGCGCTGATCTTCCCAGCCCGGCGGTCCCGCCGAAGTCTGCAGTGCCCACCCCCGCCGCGATGAGGCGCGTACTGCGCCGGGCCCGGGACGGCGTCGCCCTCAACGTCGATGAAGCCGCGATCGCGATGACCGCGCGCGGCGAGGATCTGGCCGATCTCTGCGCCAGCGCCGCGCGGGTGCGCGATGCCGGGCTCACATCGGCGGGCCGCCGCGGACCCGCCGGGCGGCTGCCGGTCACCTACTCCCGCAAGGTCTTCATCCCGGTCACGCATCTGTGCCGCGACACCTGCCACTACTGCACGTTCGTCACCGTGCCCGGACGCCTGCGCGCCCAGGGTGCGGGTATGTACATGGAGCCCGACGAGATCCTCGAGGTCGCGCGTCGCGGCGCCGAATTGGGCTGCAAGGAAGCGCTTTTCACGCTCGGTGACCGCCCTGAGGCCAGGTGGGACGAGGCGCGGCAGTGGCTGGACGAGCGTGGCTATGACTCCACACTCGACTACGTCCGCGCGATGGCCATCCGCGTGCTCGAGGAGACGGGGCTGCTTCCGCATCTCAACCCCGGCGTGATGAGCTGGTCGGAGCTCTCGCGGCTCAAACCCGTTGCGCCGTCGATGGGGATGATGCTCGAGACGACGTCGCGGCGTCTGTTCGAGACCAAGGGGCTGGCGCACTACGGCAGCCCGGACAAGGATCCGGCCGTCCGGCTGCGCACCCTCGACGACGCCGGCCGGCTCTCGATCCCGTTCACCACGGGTCTGCTCGTCGGGATCGGCGAGACGCTCGCCGAGCGGGCCGAGACCATGCATGCGATTCGCAAGTCGCACAAGGAATTCGGTCACGTCCAGGAAGTGATCGTGCAGAACTTCCGGGCCAAGGATCACACCGCGATGGCGTCTACACCGGACGCCGGTATCGACGACTTCCTCGCGACGGTCGCGACCACCCGCCTCGTGCTCGGCCCGAAGATGCGCATCCAGGCGCCCCCGAACCTGGTGTCGCGCGACGAGTGCCTGGCCCTGATCGCCGCCGGGGTCGACGACTGGGGTGGCGTCTCACCGCTGACCCCCGATCACGTCAACCCGGAACGGCCGTGGCCGGCCCTCGACGAGTTGTCCGACGTGACCGCCGAGGCCGGCTACGACCTGGTGCAGCGGCTCACCGCGCAACCGCAGTACGTACAGGCCGGTGCGGCGTGGATCGATCCGCGCGTGCGTGGCCACGTCGACGCGCTCGCCGATCCGGAGACCGGGCTCGCCCTCGACGTCAACCCGGAGGGCCGTCCGTGGCAGGAGCCCGACGAGGCACTGCAGTCGCTGGGACGCATCGACTTGCACGAGGCCATCGACAGCGAGGGGCGGCTCACCGAGACCCGCAGTGACCTCGGCAGCGCCTTCGGTGACTGGGAGTCGATCCGCGAGAAGGTCCACGAACTGGCCGCACGCGCGCCGGAGCGGGTGGACACCGATGTGCTGGCGGCACTGCGCGCCGCCGAGCGCGACCCGGCGTCGCTGTCCGACGACGCCTACCTGGCGTTGGCCACCGCCGACGGGCCTGCTCTGGAAGCCGTTGCCGCGCTTGCTGATTCGCTGCGCCGCGACACCGTCGGCGACGATGTGACGTTCGTGGTCAACCGCAACATCAACTTCACCAACATCTGCTACACCGGGTGCCGGTTCTGCGCGTTCGCGCAGCGCAAGGGTGACGCCGACGCGTATTCGCTGTCCACCGACGAGGTCGCCGACCGCGCCTGGGAGGCGCACGTCGCCGGTGCCACGGAGGTGTGTATGCAGGGCGGGATCGACCCCGAACTGCCGGTGACCGGTTACGCCGACCTGGTGCGGGCGGTCAAGAAGCGGGTGCCGTCCATGCACGTGCACGCCTTCTCGCCGATGGAGATCGCCAACGGCGTGACCAAGAGCGGTCTGTCGGTGCGCGAATGGCTGACCGCGCTGCGCGAAGCCGGTCTGGACACCATCCCCGGCACCGCCGCGGAGATCCTCGACGACGAGGTGCGCTGGGTGCTGACCAAGGGCAAGCTGCCGACGTCGATGTGGATCGACGTGGTCACCACCGCCCACGAGGTCGGGCTGCGGTCGAGTTCGACGATGATGTACGGCCACGTCGACCAGCCCCGGCACTGGGTCGGTCATCTGCGGGTGCTGCGCGAGATCCAGGACCGCACCGGTGGGTTCACCGAGTTCGTCCCGCTGCCGTTCGTGCACCAGTCCTCACCGCTGTACCTGTCCGGCGGCGCCCGGCCGGGACCGACGCACCGCGACAACCGGGCGGTCCACGCGCTGGCGCGAATCATGTTGCACGGCAGGATCTCTCATATCCAGACCAGCTGGGTCAAGCTCGGCGTCGAACGTACGCAGGTGATGCTGCAGGGCGGCGCCAACGACCTCGGCGGGACGCTGATGGAGGAGACCATCTCGCGGATGGCCGGTTCGGAGAACGGCTCGGCCAAGACGGTCGCCGAACTCGTCGCGATCGCCGAAGGGATCGGCAGGCCGGCGCGGCAACGCACCACCACGTACGCACCCCTGGCGGCCTGA
- a CDS encoding acyl-CoA dehydrogenase family protein, with amino-acid sequence MDRLPFSTADKAERYRTERFAGAVGLNWYTTDPTLQFTLAYYVPPDQLPVAETHLTRIGELMGGAVARWAEETDRNPPRLERYDKWGHDVSRVVMPPSFTAAKRAVLDAQQALRDDMRAAGGRSSIPMFAANYLLNQADIGLGCALGTGGGMVAALVAAYAPADVRDHVLAKFESGEWAGETAQMLTERTGGSDLGALETTATRRGDAWRLDGFKWFASNCDGEAFVVLAKPEGAPDSGRGVASFLVLRTRRDGSRNGVRIRRLKNKLGTRSVASGEVEFVDAEAFLLSGEPSTEAGPSDGKGLGRMMELTNAARLGIALFAVGNARRALVESLTYARNRHAFGSALIDKPLMRRKLAEMIVDVEAAQALVFDCTGLANHRQPRRVRQRIAVPVTKLKVCRLGITAASDAVEIHGGNGYIEDWPVARLLRDAQVNTIWEGPDNILCLDVARGIRRAHAHEQLLSRLHDAVSVSDDEATTALVSRRVDDLDAAITAWTKLHGAVAEARLFPLAQFMADVYAGALLTEQAAWERAERGGERKALVARLYARRYLDDPGPLRGIDDDRDEALERFDELVDGAFSG; translated from the coding sequence GTGGACCGGCTTCCGTTCAGTACCGCCGACAAAGCCGAGCGTTACCGCACCGAGCGCTTCGCCGGGGCCGTCGGCCTGAACTGGTACACGACCGATCCCACGCTGCAGTTCACGCTCGCCTACTACGTGCCGCCGGACCAATTGCCCGTTGCCGAAACACATCTGACGCGCATCGGGGAGTTGATGGGCGGTGCGGTCGCCCGATGGGCCGAGGAGACCGACCGCAACCCGCCGCGGCTGGAGCGCTACGACAAGTGGGGCCACGACGTCAGCCGGGTCGTCATGCCACCGTCGTTCACCGCAGCCAAGCGCGCGGTGCTCGACGCCCAACAGGCGCTACGCGACGATATGCGCGCCGCCGGGGGCCGCTCGTCGATCCCGATGTTCGCCGCGAACTACCTGCTCAACCAGGCCGACATCGGGTTGGGCTGCGCGCTGGGCACCGGTGGCGGCATGGTGGCTGCCCTGGTGGCCGCGTATGCACCCGCCGACGTACGCGACCACGTGCTCGCGAAGTTCGAGTCCGGTGAGTGGGCGGGGGAGACGGCCCAGATGCTCACCGAACGCACCGGAGGTTCCGACCTCGGCGCGCTGGAGACGACGGCGACCCGCCGGGGCGATGCCTGGCGGCTCGACGGGTTCAAGTGGTTCGCGTCGAACTGCGACGGTGAGGCCTTCGTCGTCCTGGCCAAACCCGAGGGAGCGCCCGACTCCGGGCGCGGTGTCGCCTCGTTCCTCGTCCTGCGCACCCGGCGCGACGGCTCCCGCAACGGGGTGCGCATCCGGCGGCTGAAGAACAAACTCGGCACCCGTTCGGTGGCCTCCGGAGAGGTGGAGTTCGTCGACGCCGAGGCGTTCCTGCTCTCGGGTGAGCCCAGCACCGAGGCGGGACCGTCCGACGGCAAGGGGCTGGGCCGGATGATGGAACTCACCAACGCCGCCCGCCTCGGCATCGCACTGTTCGCCGTCGGGAATGCGCGACGCGCCCTGGTCGAATCGCTGACCTATGCGCGGAATCGGCACGCGTTCGGGTCCGCGCTGATCGACAAACCGCTGATGCGGCGCAAACTCGCCGAGATGATCGTCGACGTCGAGGCCGCCCAGGCGCTGGTGTTCGATTGCACGGGGCTGGCCAATCACCGTCAGCCGCGGCGCGTGCGGCAGCGCATCGCGGTGCCGGTCACCAAACTCAAGGTGTGCCGGCTCGGCATCACGGCCGCGTCCGATGCGGTCGAGATCCACGGCGGCAACGGCTACATCGAGGACTGGCCGGTGGCCCGGTTGCTGCGCGATGCACAGGTCAACACCATCTGGGAGGGCCCCGACAACATCCTGTGCCTCGACGTCGCGCGCGGCATCCGGCGCGCTCACGCGCACGAACAGCTGCTGAGCCGGTTGCACGACGCGGTGTCGGTGTCCGACGACGAGGCGACCACCGCGCTGGTGTCCCGGCGCGTCGACGATCTCGACGCCGCGATCACGGCCTGGACGAAGCTCCACGGTGCGGTCGCCGAGGCACGCCTGTTCCCGCTGGCGCAGTTCATGGCCGACGTGTATGCGGGCGCTCTGCTGACCGAGCAGGCGGCGTGGGAACGCGCGGAACGCGGCGGTGAGCGGAAAGCGTTGGTCGCCCGGCTGTATGCCCGGCGCTACCTCGACGATCCCGGCCCGCTGCGCGGTATCGACGACGATCGCGACGAGGCGTTGGAGCGGTTCGACGAGCTGGTCGACGGCGCGTTCAGCGGCTGA
- a CDS encoding PucR family transcriptional regulator, protein MRAARIRLGELLLALDRTMVTLQQAPRGLDLPVASVALVDADDVRLGIAPSAGNADLFFLLGVPSDDAVRWLAAQPRPPVAVFVKDPAPELVRHAIARGAAVVAVDPHARWERLYRLVNQFFDHRGDHGDPPLPGGTDLFGLAQSIADRARGMVSIEDAQSHVLAYSASSEEADELRRLSILGRAGPPEHLAWIGQWGIFDALRAGRDVVRVAERPELGLRPRMAVGIHLRSGARRTPTFAGTIWLQQGSAPFADDAEEVLRGGAVLAARVLGRMAATPSTHTLRVRELLGLSDTDTDIGAIARELGVDADSRAALIGFGTAAPTPPADVIALSATAFRADAQVASAGDRVYVVLPEIGAPSVTSWVRGVVGTLRREAGLTLHAVIAAPLPGLADVAASRAEIDRVFDSAARHPGAIGQITSLADARATVLLDEIVAHVAGRPGLVDPRVRTLREKDPLLAETLHAYLDGFGDIAAVASRMHVHPNTIRYRVRRIETLLGTSLDDPDDRLVLALGLRATESAQPLNAPSTSSSNRSNASSRSSSIPRSGPGSSR, encoded by the coding sequence ATGCGCGCCGCCCGGATCCGGCTCGGCGAGCTGCTGCTGGCGCTGGATCGCACCATGGTCACGCTGCAGCAGGCGCCGCGGGGTCTCGACCTGCCGGTGGCCTCGGTCGCGCTCGTCGACGCCGACGACGTGCGGCTCGGCATCGCCCCATCGGCGGGTAACGCCGACCTGTTCTTCCTCCTCGGCGTCCCGTCGGACGACGCCGTGCGCTGGCTGGCCGCGCAACCACGCCCCCCGGTGGCGGTGTTCGTCAAGGACCCGGCGCCCGAACTCGTGCGGCACGCGATAGCGCGCGGCGCGGCCGTCGTCGCGGTCGACCCGCATGCCCGCTGGGAACGGCTGTACCGCCTGGTCAACCAGTTCTTCGACCACCGCGGCGACCACGGCGATCCGCCGCTGCCCGGCGGCACCGACCTGTTCGGTCTCGCGCAGTCCATCGCCGACCGGGCCCGCGGCATGGTCAGCATCGAGGACGCACAGTCGCACGTCCTCGCGTACTCGGCGTCCAGCGAGGAGGCCGACGAGCTGCGCCGGCTGTCGATCCTCGGCCGCGCGGGACCGCCCGAGCACCTGGCCTGGATCGGGCAGTGGGGCATCTTCGACGCGCTGCGAGCCGGTCGCGACGTGGTGCGGGTGGCCGAACGGCCCGAGCTCGGGCTGCGCCCGCGTATGGCGGTCGGCATCCACCTGCGATCGGGGGCCCGTCGCACACCCACGTTCGCCGGCACCATCTGGCTGCAGCAGGGTTCGGCACCGTTCGCCGACGACGCCGAGGAGGTGTTGCGCGGCGGGGCGGTGCTGGCGGCGCGGGTGCTCGGCAGGATGGCGGCGACCCCGTCCACGCACACCCTGCGGGTGCGGGAGTTGCTCGGGCTGTCCGACACCGACACCGACATCGGCGCCATCGCCCGCGAGCTGGGCGTCGACGCCGACAGCCGCGCCGCGCTGATCGGCTTCGGCACAGCGGCGCCCACTCCTCCCGCCGATGTCATCGCGCTGAGCGCCACGGCATTTCGCGCCGACGCCCAGGTCGCCTCGGCCGGTGACCGGGTGTACGTGGTGCTCCCCGAGATCGGCGCGCCGTCGGTGACGTCATGGGTGCGCGGCGTCGTGGGTACGCTGCGCCGTGAGGCCGGGTTGACGCTACACGCGGTGATCGCCGCGCCGCTGCCCGGGCTGGCCGACGTCGCGGCCTCGCGAGCCGAGATCGACCGCGTATTCGACAGTGCCGCACGCCATCCCGGCGCCATCGGACAGATCACCTCGCTGGCGGACGCCCGTGCCACGGTGCTGCTGGACGAGATCGTCGCGCATGTCGCCGGCCGTCCCGGGCTCGTCGACCCGCGGGTGCGGACCCTCCGTGAAAAGGATCCGCTGCTGGCCGAGACGCTGCACGCCTACCTCGACGGCTTCGGCGACATCGCGGCCGTCGCAAGTCGGATGCACGTGCACCCCAACACGATTCGCTACCGGGTCCGGCGCATCGAGACGCTGCTCGGCACCTCGCTCGACGACCCCGACGACCGGCTGGTGCTCGCCCTGGGTCTTCGCGCCACCGAAAGTGCTCAGCCGCTGAACGCGCCGTCGACCAGCTCGTCGAACCGCTCCAACGCCTCGTCGCGATCGTCGTCGATACCGCGCAGCGGGCCGGGATCGTCGAGGTAG
- the fdxA gene encoding ferredoxin produces the protein MTYTIAEPCVDVKDKACIEECPVDCIYEGARMLYIHPDECVDCGACEPVCPVEAIYYEDDVPDQWSAYTQYNADFFAELGSPGGASKVGQTDNDPQAVKDLPPQGED, from the coding sequence GTGACGTACACCATTGCCGAACCCTGTGTCGACGTTAAAGACAAGGCATGTATCGAGGAGTGCCCCGTCGACTGCATCTATGAGGGCGCACGCATGCTGTACATCCACCCCGACGAATGCGTCGACTGTGGAGCCTGCGAACCGGTGTGCCCCGTCGAGGCGATCTACTACGAGGACGACGTCCCGGACCAGTGGAGTGCCTACACCCAGTACAACGCGGACTTCTTCGCCGAGCTCGGCTCCCCGGGCGGTGCGTCCAAGGTCGGCCAGACCGACAACGATCCGCAGGCCGTGAAGGACCTGCCCCCGCAGGGCGAGGACTGA
- the dapC gene encoding succinyldiaminopimelate transaminase, with amino-acid sequence MPEFPWDTLAAAGAQARAHPDGIVDLSVGTPVDEVAPVIREALAAASGAPGYPTTAGTPELRASAKAALERRYGITGLGDDAVLPVIGSKELIAWLPTLLGAGSDDLVVVPELAYPTYDVGARLAGAQVIRADSLTQLGPQRPALIFLNSPSNPTGRVLGVDHLRKVVGWARDRGVLVASDECYLGLAWDAEPVSVLHPSVCDGDHTGLLAVHSLSKTSSLAGYRAGFVAGDPAVIAELLAVRKHAGMMVPTPVQAAMVAALDDDAHEREQRERYARRREVLLPALKAAGYTVDHSEAGLYLWATRAEPCRQTVDRLARLGILAAPGEFYGPRGAQHVRLALTATDERIAAAAERLSANQG; translated from the coding sequence CTGCCGGAGTTCCCCTGGGACACGCTGGCGGCGGCCGGCGCGCAGGCTCGCGCGCACCCGGACGGCATCGTCGACCTGTCGGTCGGCACCCCTGTGGACGAGGTGGCGCCCGTCATCCGTGAGGCGCTCGCGGCGGCCAGTGGCGCGCCCGGGTATCCGACGACCGCGGGAACACCCGAGCTACGGGCGTCGGCGAAGGCCGCGCTCGAACGCCGCTACGGCATCACCGGCCTGGGGGACGACGCCGTGCTGCCCGTCATCGGCAGCAAGGAGCTCATCGCGTGGCTGCCCACGCTGCTCGGGGCGGGATCGGACGATCTGGTGGTGGTGCCCGAACTCGCGTACCCCACCTACGACGTCGGCGCCCGGCTGGCCGGAGCCCAGGTGATCCGGGCCGATTCGCTCACCCAGTTGGGCCCGCAGCGGCCGGCGCTGATCTTCCTCAACTCGCCGAGCAACCCGACCGGACGGGTGCTGGGCGTCGACCACCTCCGCAAGGTCGTCGGCTGGGCCCGCGACCGCGGGGTGCTCGTCGCCTCCGACGAGTGCTACCTCGGCCTCGCCTGGGACGCCGAACCGGTCTCCGTGCTGCACCCCTCGGTCTGCGACGGCGACCACACCGGCCTGCTGGCCGTGCATTCGTTGTCCAAGACGTCGTCGCTGGCCGGCTACCGCGCCGGCTTCGTCGCAGGCGACCCGGCGGTCATCGCCGAACTGCTCGCGGTGCGTAAGCACGCCGGGATGATGGTGCCGACCCCGGTGCAGGCGGCGATGGTGGCCGCCCTCGACGACGACGCCCACGAACGCGAGCAACGCGAGCGTTATGCGCGCCGCCGCGAGGTGCTGTTGCCCGCGCTGAAGGCCGCCGGTTACACCGTCGACCATTCCGAGGCCGGGCTGTACCTGTGGGCCACCCGCGCTGAACCGTGCCGGCAGACGGTCGACCGGCTGGCGCGGCTCGGGATCCTCGCCGCGCCGGGGGAGTTCTACGGACCACGCGGCGCACAGCACGTCCGACTGGCGCTGACCGCCACCGACGAGCGGATCGCCGCCGCCGCCGAACGGCTTTCGGCGAATCAGGGTTAG